A region from the Sandaracinus amylolyticus genome encodes:
- a CDS encoding class I SAM-dependent methyltransferase, whose protein sequence is MRHRDGSAGDADYGRIGIGYAAHRRPDPRIAACILDALGDARTVLNVGAGAGSYEPRDREVTAVEPSASMRAQRAADLPAAIDATAESLPFDDDTFDASMATFTVHQWSDLRAGLAEMRRVTRGPVLVLSCDPSALDRFWLARYAPEVIATEARRYPAIDTLVQMLGACDVISVPIPLDCTDGFGEAFYGRPERLLDPDVRRAQSAWSFVEPDAIDRAVRTLAHDLEHGIWDAEHGALRTAPTFDGSLRLVVSRSRQRDQ, encoded by the coding sequence ATGCGACATCGAGACGGCAGCGCGGGCGACGCGGACTACGGGCGCATCGGCATCGGATACGCGGCCCATCGACGCCCCGATCCACGCATCGCCGCGTGCATCCTCGATGCGCTCGGCGACGCGCGCACGGTGCTCAACGTCGGCGCCGGCGCGGGCTCGTACGAGCCGCGCGATCGCGAGGTCACCGCGGTCGAGCCCTCGGCGTCGATGCGCGCCCAGCGCGCCGCCGATCTCCCCGCCGCGATCGACGCCACCGCGGAGTCGCTCCCGTTCGACGACGATACGTTCGACGCCAGCATGGCGACCTTCACCGTGCACCAGTGGTCCGATCTGCGCGCCGGCCTCGCCGAGATGCGACGCGTGACGCGCGGCCCCGTGCTCGTGCTCAGCTGCGATCCGAGCGCCCTCGATCGCTTCTGGCTCGCGCGCTACGCGCCCGAGGTGATCGCCACCGAGGCGCGCCGCTACCCCGCGATCGACACCCTCGTGCAGATGCTCGGCGCGTGCGACGTCATCTCGGTGCCGATCCCGCTCGACTGCACCGATGGCTTCGGCGAGGCGTTCTACGGGCGCCCCGAGCGCCTGCTCGATCCCGACGTGCGGCGCGCCCAGTCCGCGTGGAGCTTCGTCGAGCCCGACGCGATCGACCGCGCGGTGCGCACCCTCGCGCACGACCTCGAGCACGGCATCTGGGACGCGGAGCACGGCGCGCTGCGCACCGCGCCGACGTTCGACGGCTCGCTGCGGCTCGTCGTGTCGCGCTCACGTCAGCGCGATCAGTGA
- a CDS encoding AAA family ATPase, whose product MLWDTVPDRRAYPFAIPAIAKLERLELHPEVTFFVGENGSGKSTLLEAIAIKAGFNPEGGTKSFTGSFRPSESELHTHLRLARGARREERGFFLRAETMFNVATEAETGGYGGWAALHEMSHGESFLWVAMNRFGRRGLYLLDEPESALSPTRQLSFLARMHQLVRAGSQFVISTHSPILLAYPGARIVQLGPDGIDTVRYEETEHYAVTRHFLQDPAASLARLFRDIEDED is encoded by the coding sequence ATGCTCTGGGACACGGTCCCCGATCGACGCGCGTACCCCTTCGCGATCCCCGCGATCGCGAAGCTCGAGCGGCTCGAGCTGCACCCCGAGGTCACGTTCTTCGTCGGTGAGAACGGCTCGGGCAAGTCCACGCTGCTCGAGGCGATCGCGATCAAGGCCGGCTTCAACCCCGAGGGCGGCACCAAGAGCTTCACCGGCTCGTTCCGTCCCAGCGAGTCCGAGCTCCACACTCACCTGCGTCTCGCGCGCGGCGCACGTCGCGAAGAGCGCGGCTTCTTCCTGCGCGCCGAGACCATGTTCAACGTCGCGACCGAGGCCGAGACCGGCGGCTACGGAGGCTGGGCTGCGCTGCACGAGATGTCGCACGGCGAGTCGTTCCTCTGGGTCGCGATGAACCGCTTCGGACGTCGCGGCCTCTATCTGCTCGACGAGCCCGAGTCCGCGCTCTCTCCGACACGGCAGCTCAGCTTCTTGGCGCGCATGCACCAGCTCGTGCGCGCGGGATCGCAATTCGTGATCTCCACGCACTCGCCGATCCTCCTCGCGTATCCCGGCGCGCGCATCGTGCAGCTCGGGCCCGACGGCATCGACACGGTGCGCTACGAAGAGACCGAGCACTACGCGGTCACGCGGCACTTCCTCCAGGATCCCGCCGCGAGCCTCGCGCGCTTGTTCCGCGACATCGAGGACGAGGACTGA
- a CDS encoding UvrD-helicase domain-containing protein, whose product MTKLPADHEARVRIANDHATSLLVEAAAGTGKTTALVTRLVSMLKSGACELRGVVAMTFTDKAAGEMTLRLRAALEEARAASSDETERARAERALEQLETARVGTIHGFCADLLRERPVEAGVDPSFSVLADDEADALVQRAIGDELGAALATPGEGIRRLLRRTSRDQETARERLRDAVRTLIEHRDHATPWRRDPFDRDAAIDTILTDVTELAALAPKATTPSDWCAKSLLLFQRVMADVEVRERTLPRDHDGLEAALADIARKKEWGWKGAGKFFAPGLLRADVLAKRDALKAKLDAFLVAADADLAACLWRDLRPIVLRYEVLKERAGALDFLDLLLGVRRLLVEHAEVRRELQTRFTHVFVDELQDSDPVQVDVVLLLASDDPSIADPTKVRPVPGKLFLVGDPKQSIYRFRRADIASYRLLREQLERASVPVLHLSTSFRSLPGIQRVINAAFEPAMSSAPAGVQAEHVALTEWRAAEEKRPSVIALGIPRPYDKTEKITKGAIEASTPDAVAAFVAWLVRESGWTVIDPVTNEPTRVAPRHVCLLFRRQVGWNDSDVVRPYLRGLEARRVPHVWVGGRSFHEREEIIGLRAIASAIEYPDDALAVYAALRGPFLALTDAELLLYRDRVGPLHPMSKVALDSVETALRPVAEALHLLRELHLGRNRHPIADTFARFFDATRAHAALALAHGGEQVLASASRILDLARRFDARGALSFRGFVELLEDQAERGEGAGGGDSPSGEEGQEGVRVMTVHKAKGLEFPVVVLCDPTASTGSYADRWIDPSKGEAFFKLAGVTPIELRERDAAVVAANEAEIVRVAYVAATRARDLLVIPACGDAPFEEGWLAVMNRAIYPPQSEWRQGDGRAPGCPTFGDESVVSRSFDAESAGTQSVKPGLHRSVGVVWWDPRTLPLDEEPADGLRSDDVLRATSGVDDGMRAHRAWLDARATAIEDGAIPTILASTVHQLARTPRDESEPPHVERMMCAVSTRPTGRRIEALFRGALALLQPGDGDDVIAAMVRARARVIGADADEERAVSEALRALVRHPWIASARPAARAVPIVAPDERGVVVEGTIDLVREDAGALMVVRIVMSEGEPSEAQRAEATILADALRGTTKRTVRAALLVV is encoded by the coding sequence GTGACCAAGCTCCCTGCCGATCACGAGGCGCGCGTCCGCATCGCGAACGACCACGCGACCTCGCTGCTGGTCGAGGCCGCCGCCGGCACCGGCAAGACGACCGCGCTGGTGACGCGCCTGGTCTCGATGCTGAAGAGCGGCGCGTGCGAGCTGCGCGGCGTCGTCGCGATGACGTTCACCGACAAGGCCGCGGGCGAGATGACGCTGCGCCTGCGCGCCGCGCTCGAAGAGGCGCGCGCCGCGTCGAGTGACGAGACCGAGCGTGCTCGCGCCGAGCGCGCCCTCGAGCAGCTCGAGACCGCGCGCGTCGGCACGATCCACGGCTTCTGCGCCGATCTGCTGCGGGAGCGGCCGGTCGAGGCGGGGGTCGATCCCAGCTTCTCGGTGCTCGCCGACGACGAGGCCGACGCGCTCGTGCAGCGCGCGATCGGCGACGAGCTCGGCGCCGCGCTCGCGACGCCGGGCGAGGGAATCCGTCGCCTGCTCCGCCGCACCAGCCGCGATCAGGAGACCGCGCGCGAGCGCCTGCGCGACGCGGTGCGCACGCTGATCGAGCATCGCGATCACGCGACGCCGTGGCGCCGCGATCCGTTCGATCGCGACGCTGCGATCGACACGATCCTGACCGACGTCACCGAGCTCGCCGCGCTCGCGCCGAAGGCGACGACGCCGAGCGACTGGTGCGCGAAGAGCCTGCTGCTCTTCCAGCGCGTCATGGCCGACGTCGAGGTGCGCGAGCGAACGCTGCCGCGCGATCACGACGGGCTCGAGGCCGCGCTGGCCGACATCGCGCGCAAGAAGGAGTGGGGCTGGAAGGGCGCCGGGAAGTTCTTCGCGCCCGGTCTGCTGCGCGCCGACGTGCTCGCGAAGCGCGACGCGCTGAAGGCGAAGCTCGACGCGTTCCTGGTCGCGGCCGACGCCGATCTGGCCGCGTGTCTGTGGCGCGATCTGCGGCCGATCGTGCTGCGCTACGAGGTGCTGAAGGAGCGCGCGGGCGCGCTCGACTTCCTCGACCTCCTGCTGGGGGTGCGGCGTCTGCTCGTCGAGCACGCGGAGGTGCGGCGCGAGCTGCAGACGCGCTTCACCCACGTCTTCGTCGACGAGCTGCAGGACAGCGACCCGGTGCAGGTCGACGTGGTGCTCCTCCTCGCGTCGGACGATCCGTCGATCGCCGATCCCACGAAGGTGCGCCCGGTGCCGGGGAAGCTCTTCCTGGTCGGCGATCCGAAGCAGAGCATCTATCGGTTCCGCCGCGCCGACATCGCGAGCTATCGCCTGCTCCGCGAGCAGCTCGAGCGCGCCTCCGTGCCGGTGCTGCACCTCTCGACCAGCTTCCGCTCGCTCCCCGGCATCCAGCGTGTGATCAACGCCGCGTTCGAGCCCGCGATGTCGAGCGCGCCCGCCGGCGTGCAGGCCGAGCACGTCGCGCTGACCGAGTGGCGCGCGGCCGAAGAGAAGCGACCGAGCGTGATCGCGCTCGGCATCCCGCGCCCCTACGACAAGACCGAGAAGATCACCAAGGGCGCGATCGAAGCGTCGACGCCCGACGCGGTCGCCGCGTTCGTCGCGTGGCTCGTGCGCGAGAGCGGCTGGACCGTGATCGATCCGGTCACGAACGAGCCCACGCGCGTCGCGCCGCGCCACGTGTGCTTGCTCTTCCGGCGTCAGGTCGGATGGAACGACAGCGACGTGGTGCGCCCGTATCTGCGCGGCCTCGAGGCGCGACGCGTGCCGCACGTGTGGGTCGGCGGTCGATCGTTCCACGAGCGCGAGGAGATCATCGGCCTGCGCGCGATCGCGTCGGCGATCGAGTACCCCGACGACGCGCTCGCGGTGTACGCCGCGCTCCGCGGCCCGTTCCTCGCGCTGACCGACGCGGAGCTGCTGCTCTATCGTGATCGGGTCGGGCCGCTGCATCCGATGTCGAAGGTCGCGCTCGACTCGGTCGAGACCGCGCTGCGACCCGTCGCCGAGGCGCTGCACCTGCTGCGCGAGCTGCACCTCGGTCGCAATCGCCACCCGATCGCCGACACGTTCGCGCGCTTCTTCGACGCGACGCGCGCGCACGCGGCGCTCGCCCTCGCGCACGGCGGCGAGCAGGTGCTCGCGAGCGCGAGCCGCATCCTCGATCTCGCGCGGCGCTTCGATGCGCGCGGCGCGCTCTCGTTCCGCGGGTTCGTCGAGCTGCTCGAAGATCAGGCCGAGCGCGGCGAGGGCGCGGGCGGCGGCGACAGCCCGAGCGGCGAGGAAGGCCAAGAGGGCGTGCGCGTGATGACCGTGCACAAGGCGAAGGGCCTCGAGTTCCCCGTCGTCGTGCTGTGCGATCCCACCGCGTCGACGGGCAGCTACGCGGATCGCTGGATCGACCCGAGCAAGGGCGAGGCGTTCTTCAAGCTCGCGGGCGTCACGCCGATCGAGCTGCGCGAGCGCGACGCCGCGGTGGTCGCAGCGAACGAAGCGGAGATCGTCCGCGTCGCGTACGTCGCGGCGACGCGCGCTCGTGATCTCCTGGTCATCCCGGCGTGCGGCGACGCGCCCTTCGAAGAGGGCTGGCTCGCGGTGATGAACCGCGCGATCTACCCGCCGCAGAGCGAGTGGCGGCAGGGCGACGGACGCGCGCCGGGGTGCCCGACGTTCGGCGACGAGTCGGTGGTGTCGCGCTCGTTCGACGCCGAGAGCGCGGGCACGCAGTCGGTGAAGCCGGGCCTGCATCGATCGGTCGGCGTCGTGTGGTGGGATCCGCGCACGCTGCCGCTCGACGAGGAGCCCGCCGACGGGCTGCGCAGCGACGACGTGCTGCGCGCGACGAGCGGCGTCGACGACGGAATGCGCGCGCACCGCGCGTGGCTCGATGCGCGCGCCACGGCGATCGAGGACGGCGCGATCCCGACGATCCTCGCGTCGACCGTGCACCAGCTCGCGCGCACGCCGCGCGACGAGAGCGAGCCTCCGCACGTCGAGCGCATGATGTGTGCTGTGAGCACACGACCGACGGGCCGCCGCATCGAGGCGCTCTTCCGGGGCGCGCTCGCGCTCCTGCAGCCGGGCGACGGCGACGACGTGATCGCGGCGATGGTGCGGGCACGAGCGCGGGTGATCGGCGCCGACGCCGACGAGGAGCGCGCGGTGAGCGAAGCGCTGCGCGCGCTGGTTCGTCACCCGTGGATCGCGAGCGCGCGGCCCGCCGCGCGTGCCGTGCCGATCGTCGCGCCCGACGAGCGTGGCGTCGTCGTCGAGGGCACGATCGATCTCGTGCGCGAGGACGCGGGCGCGCTGATGGTGGTGCGCATCGTGATGAGCGAGGGCGAGCCCAGCGAGGCCCAGCGCGCCGAAGCGACGATCCTCGCCGACGCGCTGCGAGGCACGACCAAGCGCACGGTGCGCGCGGCGCTGCTCGTGGTGTGA